ACCTAACTGCAATTTATCAAGCGGAGTTTTTGAACTAGTCAAGAAATTCGCTACTTGAGCTTTTGCGTGGACACCTGCATCGGTCCTACCGGAAACAATCAGCTTAACTTTTTCCTGCAGGATCTCTCTGAGAACTTTTTCTATCGTTTCCTGAATGCTTTTCTTGTTCCTTGTTTCTTGTGGCTTGTGCCTATTTTGCACCTGCCAACCACAGTAATTGGTGCCTTCGTATTCAATCTCTACCCTGATATTACGCATTCAGCAATCTGCACGGCATTAGTAGCAGCTCCCTTACGCAGATTATCAGCTACAACCCAAAGCCATAAGCCATTCTTAACAAAACAGTCTTTTCGGATTCTACCCACAAAAGTTTCATCTTTGCCTTCTGAATCTTTTGGCATTGGATAAATATTCTTTTTTACGTCATCCATAAGAATTACTCCAGGAGCCTTAGCAAGTAACGCTCTTACTTTATCCGGATCAATCGTTTCTTTAGTTTCAATATAAACTGATTCTGAATGTCCCGTTCTTACAGGGACTCGAACCGTAGTTGCAGAAATCTTGATTTTATCGTCATGCATAATCTTATGTGTTTCCTTAACCAATTTCCATTCTTCATTTGTATAGTCACATTCCACAAAACTTCCGATATGCGGAAATACATTATAACCTAATTGTTGCGGCATAGCTCTATTTGCCAAGTCAACATGCACATTTTCAAAGCCGCCGGAAGCAATCTTTGAAACTTCTTCTTTTAATTGCTCAACTGCAGCCTTACCAGCCCCACTTGAAGCCTGCAGGGTTGTCACAATAATTCTTTTTATACCGACTTTCTTATGGATTGGCGCTAATGCCACAACCATCTGTATAGTTGAGCAATTCGGATTTGCAATTATTCCTTTGTGTTTTTTAACATCCTTACCATTTACCTCCGGGACAACTAAAGGCACTTTAGGATCCATACGGAAATCCGCACCATTATCTATAACAACTGCCCCTCTTTTAATAGCGTCATTGGCATAAGTTACTGCAGCGCCTTTCTCTCCTTCAGTACCTGCAAAAAGGGCGATGTCTATGCCATTAAAACCGTCTGGAGAAATTGCCTGAACGGGATATTTAACCCCATCAACTTCTATTTCTCTTGCAGAACGGGCAAAAACCCGCAATTCACCAATAGGAAAATTACGCTGTTTTAGAACTCTAAGCATCTCAATCCCAACAACTCCAACACCAACTACAGCTACATTATATTTTGCTTTCTTCATGCAATCTTTCTCCTTACTATTAGAGAGAACCTACCACCAAATCCCCAACTTGGGTTGTCGAATATCCCATTTTTCCTGCAGCTAATGATTTTAATTTATTCGCAGCAATATTTATAACTGCCTTTTCAATAGCTTTACCTGCTTCAATTTCACCTAGATTTTCAAGCATCATCCCTGCGGCACAAATTGCAGCTAAAGGATTAATTACATTCTTACCTGTATATTTAGGAGCACTCCCACCAATAGGTTCAAACATTGATACGCCTTCGGGATTAATGTTGCCACCTGCAGCAATACCCATTCCACCCTGGATCATTGCTCCTAAATCCGTAATAATATCCCCAAACATATTATCAGTCACAATTACATCAAACCATTCGGGATTTTTAACAAACCACATCGTGGTTGCATCGACATGTGCATAATCAGTAGTTACATCAGGATATTCTTTAGCAACTTCATTAAAAGTCCGCTGCCATAAATCCCATGCATATGTTAAGACATTTGTCTTACCGCAAAGGGTTAATTT
This sequence is a window from Candidatus Omnitrophota bacterium. Protein-coding genes within it:
- a CDS encoding aspartate-semialdehyde dehydrogenase, with product MKKAKYNVAVVGVGVVGIEMLRVLKQRNFPIGELRVFARSAREIEVDGVKYPVQAISPDGFNGIDIALFAGTEGEKGAAVTYANDAIKRGAVVIDNGADFRMDPKVPLVVPEVNGKDVKKHKGIIANPNCSTIQMVVALAPIHKKVGIKRIIVTTLQASSGAGKAAVEQLKEEVSKIASGGFENVHVDLANRAMPQQLGYNVFPHIGSFVECDYTNEEWKLVKETHKIMHDDKIKISATTVRVPVRTGHSESVYIETKETIDPDKVRALLAKAPGVILMDDVKKNIYPMPKDSEGKDETFVGRIRKDCFVKNGLWLWVVADNLRKGAATNAVQIAECVISG